One segment of Candidatus Hydrogenedentota bacterium DNA contains the following:
- a CDS encoding AAA family ATPase: MQVLGGGMYETFYGLREKPFNLTPDPRFLYLSEMHKEAFAHLIFGIRNRVGFIMVTGEIGTGKTTICRSLLGQLDQDVELAFIFNPCLSPEELLRKINEDFGIRSRAISVKGLIDELNTYLLDRHSKNKNCVLVIDEAQNLTPPVLEQIRLLSNLETERQKLLQIVLIGQPELAEHLELPELRQLNQRITARYHLKPLGEKETLQYIAYRLRIAGGMRKVRFTRSAIKSVYRHSKGTPRVINAICDRALLIGYAKETRDITRGLVKQAAREIRGQRVRARKSTSFLSRYVPTPRLAGAAALIVLVGLFIISPLAGRLDSLVALLNSPPAPPAAGPAPAQTAVERTEPALATPGESSEPGDGSEGFEEFEGSEGFEGSEGVMPVAEAKSAPEPEVVALKAEAPEPPQESAPATESAPAGEPAPATEPEPVTEPASEPAPEPQDTVAETETSETVSPVPSEPAPAPVPEKGIDGQTSGAAVVPDASKPVEETPPPRKPGVLDAIALVAAVVPRDEASAAAPDESGSLADNALPAAEVVADAPPPEAPAIEAKDAADAAPPAAASAEELSSPQAEGPSQSFVEQLHGLDPAEALKTAASSLLQAWGMALLADAPAGDGVRYIGEFASAYGFTVEPLTPSLTELEALNLPAFVRVGTGDKVFWLALLSLEEGNIRCSTGSGKTALVPREEFAKTYLAQAAVLWRDPAPDAEVLKPDMQGDQVRALQHRLRQLGRYEGELTGIYDAATTRAVSRLQSETALKQDGKAGRQVRMVLCSWLADFPTPALDKRGAVSPVQTASAPGSDDAAPGSDDAPSPPPETPSPSVETMQVKESETASGQELPAPADSGNTNAEAAVSETPSDAAPAPAPEQIEEAAAGTVDSVAPEDAQEKAPETTVPLVTVVDLPQQGDLPPSPPSRDVEALLAEEVYGKETQKTREEVTAPLYTGAPLVPHSSDEAGPARGEDG; this comes from the coding sequence ATGCAGGTCCTTGGGGGCGGCATGTACGAGACCTTTTACGGGCTGCGTGAAAAACCGTTCAACCTGACCCCGGACCCCCGGTTTTTGTATCTCAGCGAGATGCACAAAGAGGCATTCGCGCATTTGATTTTCGGGATTCGGAACCGCGTCGGGTTCATCATGGTTACGGGCGAGATCGGGACAGGCAAGACGACTATTTGCCGGTCGTTGCTGGGCCAACTCGATCAGGACGTGGAGTTGGCGTTCATTTTCAATCCGTGCCTGTCGCCCGAGGAGTTGTTGCGTAAGATCAACGAGGATTTCGGGATCCGGTCTCGGGCGATTTCGGTTAAGGGCCTGATCGACGAACTCAACACCTACCTTCTAGACCGTCATTCCAAGAACAAGAATTGCGTGCTGGTAATCGATGAGGCCCAGAACCTGACGCCCCCGGTGCTCGAGCAAATCCGGTTGTTGTCGAATCTCGAGACCGAGCGCCAGAAGCTGCTCCAAATCGTGCTTATCGGCCAGCCGGAGTTGGCAGAGCATCTCGAGTTGCCCGAATTGCGGCAGCTCAACCAACGAATCACGGCGCGCTACCATCTCAAGCCCCTGGGCGAGAAGGAGACCCTTCAATACATCGCCTACCGGCTTCGTATCGCGGGGGGCATGCGGAAGGTGCGCTTCACGCGCAGCGCCATCAAGAGCGTGTACCGGCACTCGAAGGGCACGCCGCGGGTCATCAATGCGATATGCGATCGCGCGCTGCTTATCGGATACGCCAAGGAGACGCGCGACATCACCCGGGGCTTGGTGAAACAAGCTGCCCGTGAAATCCGGGGCCAGCGGGTCCGGGCCAGGAAGAGCACAAGTTTTCTCAGCCGGTACGTGCCGACCCCGCGCCTGGCGGGCGCGGCGGCGCTCATCGTGCTGGTGGGGCTCTTCATCATTTCGCCATTGGCCGGGCGGCTGGATTCGCTGGTGGCCCTGTTGAATAGTCCGCCAGCTCCGCCCGCTGCGGGGCCGGCTCCAGCGCAAACGGCCGTCGAAAGGACCGAGCCCGCGCTGGCAACCCCCGGGGAGTCGTCCGAGCCAGGGGACGGATCGGAAGGGTTTGAAGAGTTTGAAGGGTCAGAAGGGTTTGAAGGGTCAGAAGGGGTCATGCCGGTCGCGGAAGCCAAGTCAGCTCCCGAGCCGGAGGTTGTGGCCTTAAAGGCGGAAGCGCCTGAACCACCCCAAGAATCCGCGCCCGCAACGGAATCCGCGCCCGCGGGAGAACCCGCGCCCGCAACGGAGCCCGAGCCCGTAACGGAGCCCGCATCCGAGCCCGCACCCGAACCCCAAGACACCGTGGCGGAAACTGAAACGTCGGAGACGGTCAGTCCTGTCCCGTCCGAGCCTGCTCCCGCACCCGTTCCCGAGAAAGGAATTGATGGGCAGACTTCCGGCGCGGCGGTTGTTCCAGATGCCTCGAAACCCGTCGAGGAAACGCCGCCTCCCCGGAAACCGGGCGTTCTTGACGCCATTGCGCTGGTTGCCGCCGTGGTGCCCCGCGACGAGGCGTCCGCCGCGGCCCCGGACGAGTCCGGGTCTTTGGCGGATAACGCTCTCCCTGCCGCTGAGGTCGTGGCCGATGCGCCGCCGCCGGAGGCCCCGGCGATCGAAGCGAAGGACGCTGCCGATGCCGCGCCTCCAGCCGCAGCGTCCGCGGAAGAGCTGTCCTCACCTCAAGCCGAGGGTCCCTCACAGAGTTTTGTGGAACAGCTTCATGGTTTGGACCCGGCGGAAGCCCTGAAAACGGCTGCATCGAGCCTGTTACAGGCTTGGGGCATGGCGCTTCTTGCCGATGCGCCTGCGGGAGACGGTGTGCGGTATATTGGCGAGTTTGCCTCGGCCTACGGTTTCACGGTGGAGCCGTTGACGCCCAGTCTGACCGAGTTGGAGGCGTTGAATCTTCCCGCCTTCGTGCGCGTGGGTACGGGAGACAAGGTGTTTTGGCTTGCGCTGCTCTCGCTCGAAGAAGGCAACATTCGCTGCTCGACCGGAAGCGGGAAGACCGCGCTTGTGCCGCGCGAAGAGTTTGCCAAGACCTATCTTGCGCAAGCCGCCGTACTCTGGCGCGACCCGGCGCCGGACGCCGAAGTATTGAAACCGGACATGCAAGGCGACCAGGTGCGCGCACTTCAGCACCGCCTGCGCCAGCTCGGCCGTTACGAGGGCGAATTGACCGGCATTTACGACGCTGCGACGACGAGAGCCGTGTCGAGGTTGCAGTCCGAAACAGCATTGAAGCAGGACGGGAAAGCCGGCCGCCAGGTGCGGATGGTTCTGTGCAGTTGGCTTGCGGATTTTCCAACGCCGGCGCTGGACAAGAGGGGCGCGGTCAGTCCGGTTCAAACCGCGAGTGCGCCTGGTTCGGACGATGCGGCGCCTGGTTCGGACGATGCGCCCTCCCCGCCTCCGGAAACGCCGTCACCTTCTGTTGAGACCATGCAGGTGAAAGAAAGCGAGACAGCATCAGGGCAGGAGTTGCCCGCGCCCGCGGATTCGGGTAACACAAACGCAGAGGCCGCCGTATCAGAAACGCCCTCCGACGCCGCGCCCGCGCCGGCGCCGGAACAAATCGAAGAGGCTGCCGCAGGAACCGTGGACTCGGTGGCGCCGGAGGATGCGCAGGAAAAGGCGCCGGAGACGACGGTGCCTCTGGTGACTGTGGTAGACTTGCCCCAGCAGGGAGATTTGCCGCCATCTCCGCCCTCGCGCGACGTTGAAGCGCTGTTGGCGGAGGAGGTATATGGGAAGGAAACGCAAAAGACGCGTGAGGAGGTGACAGCTCCGCTTTATACGGGGGCGCCGCTCGTGCCTCATAGCAGCGACGAGGCCGGGCCCGCGCGTGGGGAAGACGGATGA
- the guaB gene encoding IMP dehydrogenase, with protein MDAYDRITVGLSFDDVLIRPAKSEVLPRDVDTTTRLTHNISLNIPLLSAAMDTVTEARLGIAIAQEGGLGIIHKNLSIDEQASEVDRVKRSQAGIITSPITLRPHDTVQEAENLMARFHVSGVPIVDENGKLVGLLTNRDRRFLENLDVPIESVMTKDHLVTVPPGTTLEAAKELLHKHRIEKLPIVEKDGTLVGLITIKDIIKARDYPASCKDAMGRLRAGAALGVGPGELDRARALVDANVDVLVVDTAHGHTKLVIETVRRVKETFPQIDLIAGNVVTREGATDLIDAGANAIKVGVGPGSICTTRVIAGAGMPQLSAIMEVVAVARERNIPVIADGGIKYSGDIVKAIAGGADSVMIGSLFAGTAESPGETVLYEGRTYKVHRGMGSVKAMQRGSKTRYMQFDEDPGKLVPEGIEGRVPFRGPLADYVHQLVGGLRSGMGYCGCRTIAELQTKTQFVRVTASGIRESHPHDITITEDAPNYQVPR; from the coding sequence ATGGACGCTTATGATCGCATCACGGTAGGCCTTTCTTTCGACGACGTGCTGATTCGCCCCGCGAAATCAGAAGTGCTTCCTCGAGACGTCGACACCACCACGCGCCTGACCCACAACATTTCCCTGAATATTCCGCTCCTTAGCGCCGCCATGGACACCGTGACCGAGGCGCGTCTGGGAATCGCCATCGCCCAGGAGGGCGGCTTGGGCATTATCCATAAGAATCTCAGTATCGACGAACAAGCCTCGGAGGTCGACCGCGTCAAACGGTCCCAGGCGGGCATCATCACCTCGCCGATCACGCTGCGCCCCCACGACACCGTGCAGGAGGCCGAAAACCTCATGGCGCGGTTTCACGTGTCCGGCGTGCCCATTGTGGATGAGAACGGCAAGCTCGTCGGCCTCCTGACTAATCGCGACCGCCGCTTCCTGGAGAATCTCGACGTGCCGATCGAGTCCGTGATGACCAAAGACCATCTGGTAACGGTACCCCCCGGCACGACACTGGAAGCCGCTAAGGAACTGCTCCACAAGCATCGCATCGAAAAGCTGCCCATTGTCGAAAAGGACGGCACCCTCGTCGGATTGATCACCATCAAGGACATTATCAAGGCCCGCGATTACCCCGCCAGCTGCAAAGACGCGATGGGCCGATTGCGCGCCGGCGCCGCCCTCGGTGTCGGACCTGGCGAGCTGGACCGCGCACGGGCGCTCGTCGACGCGAACGTGGACGTGCTGGTCGTGGACACCGCGCACGGGCACACGAAACTGGTCATTGAAACGGTGCGCCGCGTCAAGGAGACGTTCCCCCAGATTGATTTGATCGCGGGGAACGTCGTGACCCGCGAGGGTGCGACAGACCTGATCGACGCCGGCGCGAACGCCATAAAGGTGGGCGTTGGCCCCGGCTCGATCTGCACCACGCGGGTCATCGCGGGCGCCGGCATGCCTCAGTTGTCCGCAATCATGGAAGTGGTCGCCGTGGCGCGCGAACGCAATATCCCGGTTATCGCGGACGGGGGCATCAAGTATTCCGGCGATATCGTGAAAGCCATCGCCGGCGGCGCCGACAGCGTCATGATCGGCAGCCTCTTCGCCGGGACCGCCGAAAGTCCCGGTGAGACCGTCCTCTACGAGGGCCGCACATACAAAGTTCACCGCGGGATGGGCTCGGTCAAGGCCATGCAGCGCGGCAGCAAAACACGCTATATGCAATTTGACGAGGACCCCGGCAAGTTGGTGCCCGAGGGTATCGAAGGGCGCGTGCCGTTCCGGGGGCCCCTGGCAGATTACGTGCACCAGCTGGTGGGCGGGTTGCGCTCGGGCATGGGGTATTGCGGGTGCCGCACCATCGCGGAACTCCAAACCAAAACGCAATTCGTCCGCGTGACGGCGTCCGGCATTCGCGAGAGCCATCCCCATGACATCACCATCACCGAAGACGCCCCCAATTACCAGGTCCCCAGGTGA
- the guaA gene encoding glutamine-hydrolyzing GMP synthase, translating into MQAERNPVVVLDFGAQYSKLIARRVRESRVFSLILPYNTSIEVLRGLEPGAIIFSGGPASVHAEGAPLPDPEVFDLGVPILGICYGVQLFAHMLGGKVTRSDKREYGIAHLAQTGGGALFKAVQPRTQVWMSHGDAVTALPPGFEVLGTTENCPYAAIADPARRLYGVQFHPEVVHTPEGAAILANFLHGICGLSGKWTMGSFIEEEIARIRAQVGGRHVLCGLSGGVDSSVAAMLIHRAIGNQLTCVFVNNGLLRKGEAGLVQRVFRDNFHVDLRYVDAETRFLAALAGVSDPEQKRKIIGNLFIDVFEEEARKIGDAEILAQGTLYPDVIESVSATGGPSVTIKSHHNVGGLPGKMKMELLEPLRELFKDEVRALGRELGLPEEIVGRHPFPGPGLGVRCVGPVTRQRLDTLRDADAIFIEEIKQAGLYDEIWQALVCLLPVRSVGVQGDERTYEEVCSLRAVTSEDAMTADWFRFPPEVLQRIANRICNEVRHVNRVLYDITSKPPGTIEWE; encoded by the coding sequence ATGCAGGCCGAGCGCAACCCCGTCGTGGTGCTGGATTTCGGGGCGCAATACAGCAAGCTGATCGCGCGACGCGTGCGCGAAAGCCGTGTGTTCAGCCTTATTCTCCCCTACAACACCTCCATCGAAGTGCTGCGCGGTCTCGAGCCCGGCGCGATCATTTTCAGCGGCGGCCCGGCCAGCGTGCATGCCGAGGGCGCTCCGTTGCCCGACCCCGAGGTGTTCGATCTAGGCGTGCCCATCCTGGGCATCTGTTACGGCGTCCAGTTATTTGCCCACATGCTCGGCGGCAAGGTGACTCGTTCTGATAAGCGCGAGTACGGCATTGCTCATCTCGCTCAAACGGGCGGCGGCGCGCTGTTCAAAGCGGTACAGCCGAGAACACAGGTCTGGATGAGCCACGGCGACGCCGTCACCGCGCTTCCCCCGGGGTTCGAGGTGCTGGGCACGACCGAGAACTGCCCCTACGCGGCCATTGCCGACCCGGCGCGCAGACTGTACGGCGTCCAGTTCCATCCGGAGGTCGTTCATACCCCCGAGGGGGCGGCGATCCTGGCCAATTTCCTCCACGGGATTTGCGGGCTCTCGGGCAAATGGACCATGGGCTCGTTCATTGAGGAAGAGATCGCCCGTATCCGCGCGCAGGTGGGCGGACGGCATGTGCTGTGCGGATTGAGCGGCGGAGTGGATTCCAGCGTAGCGGCCATGCTTATCCATCGCGCCATCGGCAACCAGCTCACCTGCGTCTTCGTGAATAACGGACTGTTGCGGAAAGGCGAAGCCGGCCTGGTTCAGAGGGTGTTCCGCGACAACTTTCACGTCGACCTGCGCTACGTCGATGCCGAGACCCGGTTCCTCGCCGCGCTGGCGGGCGTGAGCGACCCCGAGCAAAAACGCAAGATTATCGGCAACCTCTTTATCGATGTGTTCGAGGAGGAAGCCCGCAAGATCGGGGACGCCGAGATCCTGGCCCAGGGCACGCTGTACCCCGACGTGATCGAAAGCGTTTCCGCGACCGGCGGCCCCTCCGTAACCATCAAGAGCCATCACAACGTCGGCGGTTTGCCCGGGAAAATGAAGATGGAACTCCTCGAACCATTGCGCGAGCTTTTCAAAGACGAAGTTCGCGCCCTCGGCCGCGAGTTGGGCCTGCCGGAGGAGATTGTCGGCCGCCACCCCTTCCCCGGGCCAGGACTCGGGGTTCGGTGCGTCGGCCCCGTGACCAGGCAGCGCCTGGATACCCTGCGCGACGCCGACGCCATCTTCATCGAGGAAATCAAGCAGGCCGGCCTCTACGACGAAATCTGGCAGGCGCTGGTGTGCCTGCTTCCCGTTCGAAGCGTAGGCGTGCAGGGAGATGAGCGCACGTATGAGGAAGTGTGCTCGCTGCGCGCGGTGACGTCCGAAGACGCCATGACCGCCGACTGGTTCCGGTTCCCGCCGGAGGTCTTGCAGCGCATCGCCAACCGGATCTGTAACGAGGTGCGGCACGTCAACCGGGTGCTGTACGATATCACCTCGAAACCGCCTGGCACCATCGAGTGGGAGTAG